In the genome of Megalops cyprinoides isolate fMegCyp1 chromosome 7, fMegCyp1.pri, whole genome shotgun sequence, one region contains:
- the LOC118780145 gene encoding G-protein coupled receptor 22-like — METDGYSHLLETSDGMEAGGGLEGLGGANSDTGWYLPYPISFQVTLTSFLMLELVLGFSSNLTVLVLYCAQSNLVDSVSNMVTVNLHVLDIIVCVLCLPMTMVIILLPLDGNLALLCCFHEACVTFTSIATAINVLVISVDRYDISVRPANRLLTPRRAALLLAAVWTVSLAVFFIPFLEVEFFGPDSGLEDPALVPVWRNRTLLCVGGQGYHTELAMYYHLLLQVPIFFTAVVVMLFTYSKILQALNIRIGTHLKRSQRLKGPSCRGRRRRRKRKGLGIGGSSSQTRHLTQPPLIPSPTPTPTSPPPLSSVPQITSDGGATPVSAPTPSPTPTPAPIPGPASASASMGVHASVSAIIALRRAVRRHRDRRERQRRVFKMSLIIISTFMGCWAPISVVNVLILGLGPSDWLVRLRLCFLAMAYGTTIFHPLLYAFTRQKLRRALRSKVKKRVVSLLQVDPAPSGTVIHNSWVEPRKGRRVRLEGSDATDRCLTEAVRE, encoded by the coding sequence ATGGAGACCGACGGCTACAGCCATCTCCTGGAAACAAGCGATGGTATGGAGGCTGGCGGGGGCCTGGAAGGCCTTGGCGGGGCCAACTCGGACACAGGGTGGTACCTGCCCTACCCCATCAGCTTCCAGGTGACCTTGACCAGCTTCCTTATGTTGGAGCTGGTGCTGGGCTTCAGCAGCAACTTGACCGTGCTGGTGCTCTATTGCGCCCAGTCCAATCTGGTCGACTCGGTCAGCAATATGGTCACGGTCAACCTGCACGTCCTCGATATCATCGTGTGCGTGCTGTGTCTCCCGATGACCATGGTCATCATCCTGCTGCCACTGGATGGCAATCTGGCATTGCTGTGCTGCTTCCATGAGGCCTGCGTCACCTTCACCAGCATCGCCACCGCCATCAACGTGCTGGTCATCAGCGTCGACCGCTACGACATCTCTGTGCGCCCGGCCAACCGCCTGCTGACCCCCCGGCGTGCGGCGCTGCTGCTGGCCGCCGTGTGGACCGTGTCTTTGGCCGTCTTTTTCATCCCCTTCCTGGAGGTGGAGTTCTTCGGGCCAGACAGCGGACTGGAGGACCCCGCCCTGGTACCCGTGTGGCGCAACCGGACGCTGCTCTGTGTAGGGGGGCAGGGCTACCACACAGAGCTGGCCATGTACTACCACCTGCTCTTGCAGGTGCCCATCTTCTTCACCGCCGTGGTGGTCATGTTGTTCACGTACTCCAAGATCCTGCAGGCCCTCAACATCCGCATCGGCACCCACTTGAAGAGGAGTCAGCGCTTGAAGGGCCcgtcctgcagggggcgccgcagaaggagaaagaggaaggggtTAGGAATAGGGGGATCCTCCAGCCAGACCAGGCACCTCACCCAGCCGCCCCTAATCCCCTCCCCGACCCCgacccccacctcacccccacctCTATCCTCAGTTCCCCAGATTACCTCTGATGGTGGAGCcacccctgtctctgcccccactccctccccaacccccacccccgcccccatcccaGGCCCCGCCTCTGCCTCGGCGTCCATGGGTGTCCACGCCTCGGTATCAGCCATCATCGCTCTGCGGCGGGCTGTGCGGCGGCACCGGGACCGGCGGGAGCGCCAGCGGCGCGTCTTCAAGATGTCGCTCATCATCATCTCCACATTCATGGGCTGTTGGGCGCCCATCTCCGTGGTGAACGTGCTGATCCTGGGCCTGGGCCCCAGCGACTGGCTGGTGCGGCTGCGGCTCTGCTTCCTGGCCATGGCCTACGGGACCACCATCTTCCACCCGCTGCTCTACGCTTTCACGCGGCAGAAGCTGCGGCGGGCGCTCCGCAGCAAGGTGAAGAAGCGCGTGGTGTCGCTGCTGCAGGTGGACCCCGCGCCCAGCGGCACCGTCATACACAACTCCTGGGTAGAGCCGCGCAAGGGCCGGCGGGTACGCCTGGAGGGCAGCGACGCCACGGACCGCTGCCTCACGGAGGCTGTGCgcgagtga